A genomic segment from Phycisphaerae bacterium encodes:
- a CDS encoding alpha-galactosidase has product MLMRAGIVAVAAMGLVDSRLAAQGFIDVNVKPAPDHEVRYTSGTTIYVEGLVEDRWVGRYWTPSGRINLPYQRWAEDAFELQVRDDPAPDAPLIPLSKGWRWVSATEAQGTNPSRRHFVVELSREAPPVTVRVHTMLDGTPVLTRWLEITNNGRKPLALMTVSPWAGRLWAQTNARLLPPHGIEHDYTLGYFTRQDQGFEGWLEWKPLPAGDTVIQSLLGQAFDAPFFIVRNEARGEYFVGHLAWSANWHMTFRCEQDGALHFGIGPSAGCAQRILGQDETVQTPAVHLGHIEGDLDSAVQAVHDHLRRSVLPAYPRERACLVQYSATGDQGYLANEFGDTAGMNESNILANIDLAAAIGADVFIVDAGWWDNPGDWVPSPARFPHGLEPIVDYAHKKGLLFGLYVEIERVNAWNVGNDIGTSKVAREHPDWVGPRAILDLTKPEVAAYVESELARLIDQYKLDLYRLDYNPLPTSEGPSATRHGFTEDNYWRYYEAFYGLFERIRAKYPNLILQQCAAGGARNDLGTMGRFHEHYLTDGLTMPKVLQNYSGQSLALPPEVFVIGLAEGAHGVNGSGHMDTYLRNVFTLSTPWLLLGVAPSLGELSPRQRERYAHYVNLYKTFIRPILPVCRMYHHAPVSATGGVTSSGWFAMEYTAPDRGKGWATIVRIGTSDTDTYLFKPRGLDRGKTYRATFDSTGETAIRDGMEWVRDGLPVRLEAMMSSELLLFEAQ; this is encoded by the coding sequence ATGCTGATGCGCGCGGGTATTGTCGCGGTCGCGGCTATGGGTCTGGTGGATTCCAGGCTGGCCGCACAAGGGTTCATCGACGTCAACGTGAAACCGGCACCTGACCACGAGGTACGCTACACCTCCGGAACGACGATTTACGTGGAGGGGCTGGTCGAAGATCGATGGGTCGGCCGGTATTGGACTCCAAGCGGCCGGATCAATCTCCCGTACCAGCGATGGGCCGAAGACGCGTTTGAACTTCAGGTCAGGGACGACCCCGCTCCGGATGCGCCGCTGATCCCGCTCTCCAAGGGTTGGAGATGGGTCTCGGCGACCGAAGCACAGGGAACCAACCCGAGCCGGCGCCACTTCGTCGTTGAGCTTTCGCGCGAAGCCCCTCCCGTCACGGTAAGAGTACACACTATGCTCGACGGGACCCCTGTCCTGACCCGCTGGCTGGAGATAACGAATAACGGCAGGAAACCGCTTGCACTGATGACGGTTTCGCCTTGGGCGGGCAGGCTCTGGGCGCAGACAAATGCCCGTCTGCTGCCACCCCACGGAATCGAGCACGACTATACGTTGGGTTACTTCACCCGGCAGGACCAAGGTTTCGAAGGCTGGCTTGAGTGGAAGCCGTTGCCCGCAGGAGACACAGTGATCCAAAGCCTTCTGGGGCAGGCTTTTGACGCTCCGTTTTTCATCGTCCGCAACGAAGCCAGGGGTGAATACTTCGTCGGCCATCTGGCATGGTCCGCCAACTGGCATATGACTTTCCGGTGCGAGCAAGACGGCGCACTGCACTTCGGCATCGGGCCGTCGGCAGGGTGTGCCCAGCGAATCCTCGGTCAGGATGAAACCGTTCAGACGCCGGCGGTGCATCTGGGCCACATCGAAGGCGACCTCGACAGCGCCGTGCAAGCCGTGCACGATCACCTGCGCCGCTCCGTCCTGCCTGCCTACCCACGAGAGCGGGCTTGCCTGGTACAGTATTCGGCAACAGGCGACCAGGGTTACTTGGCCAACGAGTTCGGGGATACGGCCGGCATGAACGAAAGCAACATACTGGCCAACATCGATTTGGCAGCGGCCATCGGGGCGGACGTCTTCATCGTCGATGCCGGATGGTGGGACAATCCCGGAGACTGGGTTCCCTCGCCTGCTCGCTTTCCGCACGGTCTCGAGCCCATCGTGGATTACGCTCACAAGAAGGGCCTGCTCTTCGGCCTGTATGTCGAGATCGAACGCGTCAATGCATGGAACGTGGGCAACGATATCGGCACCAGCAAGGTGGCCCGGGAGCACCCTGACTGGGTAGGACCCCGCGCCATCCTGGATCTCACCAAACCGGAGGTCGCCGCTTACGTGGAATCCGAACTCGCTCGGCTCATTGACCAATACAAGCTCGATCTCTACAGGCTTGACTACAACCCCCTGCCCACGAGTGAAGGACCTTCCGCGACACGTCACGGCTTCACGGAGGACAACTACTGGCGTTACTATGAAGCCTTCTACGGTCTCTTCGAGCGGATCCGCGCCAAGTACCCCAACCTGATCCTCCAGCAATGCGCCGCCGGGGGCGCTCGAAACGACCTGGGGACCATGGGCAGGTTCCATGAACACTACCTCACCGACGGCCTGACCATGCCCAAGGTCCTGCAGAACTACAGTGGTCAGTCTCTGGCCCTGCCGCCGGAAGTCTTCGTCATCGGCCTGGCCGAGGGGGCCCACGGAGTCAATGGCAGCGGCCACATGGATACTTATTTGCGGAACGTCTTCACTCTCTCGACGCCCTGGCTTCTTCTGGGCGTTGCCCCGAGCCTGGGTGAACTCAGTCCTCGCCAGCGCGAGCGCTATGCACATTACGTGAATCTCTACAAGACGTTCATCCGGCCGATCCTGCCGGTTTGCAGGATGTATCACCATGCCCCGGTCTCTGCGACGGGGGGAGTCACCTCAAGCGGCTGGTTTGCGATGGAATACACGGCTCCGGACCGCGGCAAAGGATGGGCTACCATCGTTCGGATCGGAACCAGCGACACAGACACCTATCTATTCAAACCCCGCGGGTTGGACCGCGGCAAGACTTATCGCGCGACCTTTGATAGCACGGGGGAAACGGCAATACGAGACGGCATGGAATGGGTTCGAGACGGGTTGCCTGTCCGCTTGGAGGCCATGATGTCCTCCGAGTTGTTGCTCTTTGAAGCGCAGTAG